AAACTACGGTTTACTAGGCTCAAACAAATCAACGGAAGATGGTGTAAAATTATTCCCTGATAACTGTCAACCAATCGTGGATGACATTCAAGCGAAAATTTTAGCAGCTACAGGTAAATTAGTAGAAGTAATGATTTACGGTGATGGTGCGTTCAAAGATCCAGTAGGTCAAATTTGGGAACTTGCTGACCCAGTTGTATCACCTGCTTACACTCCGGGACTTGACGGTACACCAAACGAAATCAAATTAAAATATTTAGCTGATAACGATTTCTCTGAATTAAAAGGTGAAGAGTTAAAAGCTGCTATTAAAGAATATATTAACAACAAAGAAGAAGATTTAACTGGTCAGATGGCAGCTCAAGGGACAACACCTCGTAAGCTTACTGACTTAATCGGTTCATTATCTGACTTAACTTCTGGCTCTGGCGACAAAGGAACACCAATGATTTACATCCAAGGTTACTTCGATAACTATACAAAATAATTTTCTGACTAGGTGTTTGTAAAAGCACCTAGTTTTTTTGTCTTTTCCCTCTAGTTTATCCTACTTTTTTTCTGAAAACAGGTATTGCTTTTGTCACTTCAGTACTTCAACTCGATAAACCTCTTTTATTTTCTGAAAATTTATGATATTATTTTGATTATTGCTTTATAGAAATAGGTGTTAATATGAAAAATTTATTAAGAAAAAAATCAATCGATGACCTTTTACATAAGAAAGGTTCGATTCAGCTTCAAAAAACTATGGGTCCCTTCGATTTGATGTTACTTGGTGTAGGTGCCATTGTCGGTACGGGGATTTTCATTCTTCCAGGTACAGTTTCAGCGCAGCATGCGGGACCTGGTATTGTGTTTTCATTTATTATCGCAGCCATTGTTTGTGCGTTAGCCGCGCTTTGTTACTCAGAATTCGCTTCTACTGTTCCTGTAACAGGAAGTGCTTACTCATATAGTTATATTGTATTTGGTGAGATTGTTGCCTGGTTTGTCGGCTGGGCATTACTACTTGAATACGGCTTAGCAACAGCTGCCGTTGCTACAGGCTGGTCGGGTTACTTTGTCACATTAGTAGAAGGCTTCGGTATTCATTTACCGGCTGCACTTACCAACTCATTTAGTGTAGAAAATGGCACGTATATTAACTTACCTGCTGTTATTATTATTTTTGTTATCGGTTCTCTTCTCTCATTAGGCATGAAGGAATCAACACGTTTTAATGCTTTACTTGTTGCACTAAAAACTGGGGCAGTCTTATTATTTATCTTAGTCGGCGTATTTTACGTGAAGCCTGAAAATTGGTCACCATTTTTACCTTATGGCATGAGTGGCGTGTTCACAGGTGCCGCACTTGTTTTCTTCGCTTACTTAGGTTTTGATGCGGTGTCATCTGCTGCAGAAGAAGTAAAAAATCCACAACGTAATATGCCAATCGGAATTATCGGCTCTTTAATCATTTGTACGATTCTTTATGTAGCAGTTTCGCTTGTATTAACAGGGATTGTTCCATATCAACAGCTGAATGTAGCTGATCCAGTTGCCTTTGCGATGAAATTTGTCGAGCAAGATTGGGTAGCGGGGGTAATTTCATTAAGTGCGGTTATCGGGATGTTAACAGTAATTTTAGTCATGATGTACGGTGGTACACGTTTATTAATGGCCTTTGCACGAGATGGCTTAATGCCAAAAGTAATGAAAGAATTACATCCAAAGCGTAAAACACCGATGAAAAATACATTTATTTTCACACTGGTTATTTCCATATTTGCCGGTTTTATTCCACTAGGTACATTAGCTGAATTGGTCAATATGGGCACATTAATCGCGTTTATCTTCGTATCTGCGGGCATCATTTATTTACGTAAAAATAAAGACTTACCAAACGGTGGCTTTAAAGTTCCGTTTTATCCCGTACTACCAATTGTGTCGTTATTATTGTGTATTTTCTTAATTAGCCAGCTTTCTGCACACACTTGGATTGCTTGTGGTATCTGGTTCGTGTTAGGAATTATCATTTACTTCATTTATGGTAAAAGACATTCAGCTTTAAATAAATAAATAAATCTATTTGTATGAACTATCCAACATTTTTGCTTCATTAAAAAATGTTGGATTTTTTTATTCAATTCATTTTAACTTCATAACTAATATAGTTTACTTAGCACAAATTATAGGAGTGATATCGCCTCCATGTGTCCAGGTCCTTCTGTGCCACCTGGTGGACCCCCAGGGGAAGTACGCAAATTCCTACACCATATGGGACCCCCTCCTGAATTCACTCCAACTAGGACACACTGGAGCCCTGACTCAGCCAAAATGCGAAGCTGTTTAATCGCAATACATCTGTAGGGTTAAATAACCTAGATGATTTTTGGTACTTCCCGACATTCGTATCTCGAAGCATCATCCTCGGTTTCAGGTGGAGGCATCGATTCTGCTGGGGATACCAACCCCTTACCTCAAATAGCATTAGTTTCATTTCAAAGTTTTTAAGAAATAAACTACAGTAAATAATCTTTAATTCATTATTAGTTTAACTTTCCAGATGAAAGTGGCTAAGACAGCATGCCGAAAAATACAATTTTTTTTACTTATAGAAAAATTGTATTCTTGTTTTATCACAACCCTTTTCATCTTTTTTTGCTCAAACCAGCAAATATCCCCCTAAATATTAGCCACCAAGTTAAATAGAGGTAACTGAAACAATTGTAATTAAACTGTAATTAATGCTAGTTTACCTAGTAATAGCAGTCTATTGGCGCACTTTCAAAATCTGCTACCAACATTTCCCTCCAAGAATCATGTATTTCCCATGATAAAGTCGTTAGTGTACTAAATTTGGAGGTAACTATTATGAAAAAACGTTTCGTAACAACTGTCGCTTTAGCAATTGGGATTAGTTCATTTTCTACAATGCCAGCAATAATGGAACCAACACCTGTATATGCTGCAAATGTACAAAATAATGATCAAGCCGTTGCTATTAAAGCCAATCAATTAATTACTACTGCAAAAAGTTTAATCGGGAAAGCAACTTATAGTAATACCGTCTATAAACCTACTGCACCTTATAAATTTTCATGTGCCACTTTTTTAATGTATATTTTCGAGAAAAATGGCGTAGATTTAGCAACTTATAACGAAAACTATATGATGCAACAAGGAACCTATGTACCACGTAACCAGCTTCAAAAAGGGGATTTATTATTCTTTAAAAGTAAAAAAACAGGAACAGACCCAGACCATGTTGGGATGTACATTGGAGATAATAAAATCATTCACATGGCGGATTCAAAACAAAACATAGTTATTTCAGATTTAAATAGTAAGCCGTACTACAAAGATAATTATGTAACCGCTCGTCGCGTACTACCAACATTAATGAGTGCAAATCCTGCAACAACAGGAGATAAAATTGTTGCCAAAGCGTACGCTACGAAAGACCAAGTAAAGATGGGCTCAATTAATAATGATGCTTCATTACGATTTACATCAGGCGGCTTCATTGAATATACGTACCGAAAAAATGGCGTTTTATTAAAAACCAAAACACTTAGCGAGCAAATGAAACTTGGTACAGCTGTTTCTAAATCAAACTTAAAAAAAGGGGATTTAGTATTCTTCAACAGTACGAAGGGATCTAAAACACCAACACAAGTTGCAATTTATGCAGGTGACCACCGATTAATTATTCCTACGAGTAATGGAGTGATTACACGTGTTTTACTAGTAGATTATTATAAAGATCATTATATTACCGCTAGACGTGTAACGAAATAAAACAAATGAAAATAGCTCTATCAACTGTATTGTAGACAGTGATAGAGCTATTTTTAATCTATTTCTTTTCATCATTCACTACTTTTTAGTTGTTTAGCAAATTGAATCATTGCTCGACTCGACATCGGGCCCTTAATGAGCAAAAGTGATTCTCTATCTAACTGTTGCTCTAGTAACTCATACACACCTTTAATGTCTTTATACATATATACTTTTGCTGATGTTCCGTCTGCAATTGCTTGTTTGGCAATATTCTCCGCTTTCGTGCCAACCG
This portion of the Solibacillus daqui genome encodes:
- a CDS encoding amino acid permease, whose product is MKNLLRKKSIDDLLHKKGSIQLQKTMGPFDLMLLGVGAIVGTGIFILPGTVSAQHAGPGIVFSFIIAAIVCALAALCYSEFASTVPVTGSAYSYSYIVFGEIVAWFVGWALLLEYGLATAAVATGWSGYFVTLVEGFGIHLPAALTNSFSVENGTYINLPAVIIIFVIGSLLSLGMKESTRFNALLVALKTGAVLLFILVGVFYVKPENWSPFLPYGMSGVFTGAALVFFAYLGFDAVSSAAEEVKNPQRNMPIGIIGSLIICTILYVAVSLVLTGIVPYQQLNVADPVAFAMKFVEQDWVAGVISLSAVIGMLTVILVMMYGGTRLLMAFARDGLMPKVMKELHPKRKTPMKNTFIFTLVISIFAGFIPLGTLAELVNMGTLIAFIFVSAGIIYLRKNKDLPNGGFKVPFYPVLPIVSLLLCIFLISQLSAHTWIACGIWFVLGIIIYFIYGKRHSALNK
- a CDS encoding C40 family peptidase; protein product: MKKRFVTTVALAIGISSFSTMPAIMEPTPVYAANVQNNDQAVAIKANQLITTAKSLIGKATYSNTVYKPTAPYKFSCATFLMYIFEKNGVDLATYNENYMMQQGTYVPRNQLQKGDLLFFKSKKTGTDPDHVGMYIGDNKIIHMADSKQNIVISDLNSKPYYKDNYVTARRVLPTLMSANPATTGDKIVAKAYATKDQVKMGSINNDASLRFTSGGFIEYTYRKNGVLLKTKTLSEQMKLGTAVSKSNLKKGDLVFFNSTKGSKTPTQVAIYAGDHRLIIPTSNGVITRVLLVDYYKDHYITARRVTK